The Quercus lobata isolate SW786 chromosome 4, ValleyOak3.0 Primary Assembly, whole genome shotgun sequence genome segment ccctataaggtccttcccaatttgggccAAGTTTCCCGTAGGCCAGGTTTCTTGTTGCCAAGGTAACCCTCTTCAAGACGAGATCCCCGATGTTGaaacgcctaggcttcaccataGCGTCATATTGTCTTGCCATGAGATTTTTGTACCTTGCTGTCCTCTGTTCTGCATCCATCCTGACCTCGTCCATAAGGTCAAGGTTAAGACGGAGCTGTTCCTCGTTTTCTTCAGTTTGATACTTCCTCACCCTGTGGCTCGTCATGTGTACTTCTGCTGGTATGACTGCCTCGCTTCCGTAGGCTAGTTTGAAAGGAGTTTCTCCTGTTGGAGTTCTCGCTGTCGTTCTATAAGCCCATAAAACACCTGGTAATTCATCcggccatattccctttgccccttcgagccgagtcttgatgatcttcaacaaggatcggttcgCGACTTCTGCTTGGCCATTGGCCTGTGGGTGGGAGggtgaggagtaatggttcttcATTCCAAGCTGTTCACAAAATTCCCTGAAAGGTGTGTTGTCAAACTGTCGTCCATTGTCAGACACTAGTACTCTTGGTACTCCGaatctgcatacaatgttcttccagacgaagTTCTTGACATTCTGCTGTGTAATTTTGGCTAAGGGTtcggcttccacccattttgtgaagtaatctattccCACCACCAGAAACTTCATTTGCCGAGTTCCAGTCGGAAagggccccaaaatgtctagtccccattgCGCGAAGGCCAAGGGGCCATCATTGGCGTGAGATATTCTGCTGGTTGTCTGGGAATATTGCTGAAGCGTTGACATTGATCACATACTTTGACatatgctttagcatcagcttggaTGGTTGGCCAATAGAATCCGCTACGGATGACTTTATGGACGAGTGATCTGGCTCCCGAATGGTTCCCGCATGCTCCTTCGTGAACCTCCCTCAACATGTAATTTGCTTCGTCCGGAGCCAAACATCTTaagagaggctgggaaaaacctctcttgtataacACCTCGTCCATAAGCACATACCTGGCTGACTTGACTTTGAGCTTCCTTgcttcgtccttctcttctggaAGCCTTCCGTCCTTTAAGTAGGACActattggggtcatccaatttccttctccctctATCTGCATCAGTTCTGGAAGGTCTATACTTGGCATGTAGTGTACACCATCTATATCGTCCAACGCCTCATTCGCAGATGCTTCCTTCGCCAGAGTATCTGCCTCCACattctcttcccttgggatttgaacaaaatctgcttttttgaatttcttcacaaggCGTACTACCTTCCTTAGATACTTCTTCATTCTGTCTTCCTTGGCTTCATATGTTCCATTGACTTGGCCTATGACCAGTTGAGAATCTCCCATGACAAGTATTGTGTCTGCTTCTACAGATTTGGCCAGTTCCAACCCCTTTAAAAGGGCTTCATACTCCACTTCATTGTTAGTAGTCTGGTATTGCAGACGGGCCTTGTATTTCAATTTGTCCCCTTCCGGCGACTGCAAAACAACTCCTATTCCTCCAGCATATAATGTAGATGATCCATCTACATGGACGACCCATTTGTTGTACTCTCCTTCCCCCAGGTCTTCGTAACTTGGAGTGAACTCTGCGATgaaatctgctagggcttgagcCTTTATTGCATTTCTCGGTTGGTACCGAATGTCGAATTCGCTAAGTTCAACTGCCCACTGAATCAGTCGTCCTGCGGCTTCCAacttgttcattgccttcttaaGCGGATGGTccgtcatgacattgatgacatgaactTGGAAGTAATGTCTCAACTTCCTAGAAGCCGTTATCAGTGCAAAAGCCAATTTCTCCATGAGCGGATATCTTCCCTCTGCTCCTCTGAGTGCCCGGCTAGTGTAGTACACCGGTTTTTGTATTttcccctcttctctgattaaaGCTGAACTTACGGCGTGTGGGGACACCGCTAAGTATAAGTACAGTTCTTCTCCTTGCACGGATGGACTTAATAATGGGGCAGTTGTGAGATAGTCCTTCAGGTCTTGGAAGGCCCTTTGGCATTCGTCCGTCCACTCAAATGCCTTCCTGAGGACTTTAAAGAAAGGTAAACACTTATCTGTGGCTTTCGAAACAAACCTGTTCAAGGCGGCAACTCGTCCTGTGAGGGATTGGACTTCTTTGATATTCTTCGGTGGCTCCATGTTCAATATAGCCTGGATCTTGTCCGGATTTGCCTCAATTCCTCTTTGCGAGACCATGAACCCCAGAAACTTTCCCGACGATACTCCGAACGCACACTTGcttgggttcaacttcatcttatatcgccgaagtgtttcaaaggtttcctgTAGGTCGTCTAGATGGCTTCCCTCGTCTATGCTCTTCacaagcatgtcgtcgacataaaCCTCCACATTCCGTCCTATTTGTGGACGAAACATATGATTCACTAACCTTTGATAAGTTGCCCCTGCGTTCTtcaagccgaagggcatcactttgtagcaaaacAGGCCTTGGCTGGTAATGAAGGAAGTTTTTTCCTGATCAGCTTCATCCATCTTGATCTGATTATATCCTgagaaggcatccatgaagctcagcaactgATGGCCAGCAGTAGagtccaccaattgatcaatgcgtggcagaggataactatccttgggacatgctttgttcaagtcagtgaagtctacgcacattctccactttccattagctttcttcaccatcaccacattggcTAACCAATCCGGGTAATAGACTTCCTTAATGAACTTTGCCGTGGTCAGTTTTTGAACTTCTTCCTTGATTGCCTTGTCCCTCTCGGGAGCGAATACCCTCTTCTTCTGACGGATAGGCTTAAAAAAGGGGTATACATTCAATCGATGAGTGATCACACTTGGgtcgattcctggcatgtcgtcatgactccatgcaaaaacgTCGATACTGTTCCTCAGGAACTGGATGAGGTCTTCTCTTGCCTTCTCCTTCATACCTGTTCCAATTCTGGTAAATTTCTCAGGATCATCTTCTTGCAAAAGAACATCTTCCAACTCTTCCGTGGGCTCTGCAATAACTCTTCTTTCCTCGATGCTCATTGTCTGCACCTGTTCGTCCAAAGCCATCATGGCTAAGTAGCATTCTCTAGCTGCCAACTGATCTCCTTGTGCTTGTCCTATCCCGTACTCCGTAGGGAATTTGACTGATAGATGGTAGGTCGAGGTTATCGCCTTCCAACTATTAAGAGTGGGTCTtccaatgatggcattgtatGAAGAAGTACAGTCTACCACGAGAAAATTGACTTCCTTGGTTATCTGTTGAGGGTATGACCCTACCACAACTGGTAATGTAACGGTACCCACGGGCTGCACCTTCATTCCTCCAAATCCTATCAGCGGCGAGCATACTGGACGAAGTTGATCTCGTCCAAGCCTCATCTGCTGGAAGGCGGGGTAGTATAATATGTCTGCTGAACTTCCATTATCAACTAACACTCTTCTGGTTGTATAATCTGCAATGAGCAGTGTAATGACGATCGCGTCGTCATGCGAGTGATGGATCCTCTTAGCATCTTCATCGGTGAAGGA includes the following:
- the LOC115984981 gene encoding uncharacterized protein LOC115984981 — its product is MVRTRSRATSPSRQGSRGASSDPQRDRQSAPVMQTSSVQNMQSMAAAMAELTRQNQELRMEITQRRQTREEHAGQTQGHGDTQNTEIGSQFRGTTSRTVPHLKEEMDQMKKVMEEMKENMRRTNPIEDLVHRTDSPFTASINGHPLPSKFKLPSLDSYDGTRDPFDHIATFKTTMHLQGVPDEIMCRAFPTTLKGLARVWFNKIPPSSVSSFEELSKLFVNNFIGGQRHKRSSSSLLTIEQGENESLRSFITRFNREALSVDEVDDKLLLAAFHNGINSDLFIHKLYEKEPQTMAELKRSYRREAERQNRGIIPAPTRRDKDYRWREPDGAIFQVEEDVSQSGTKCPALWTNTKDEPTISFTDEDAKRIHHSHDDAIVITLLIADYTTRRVLVDNGSSADILYYPAFQQMRLGRDQLRPVCSPLIGFGGMKVQPVGTVTLPVVVGSYPQQITKEVNFLVVDCTSSYNAIIGRPTLNSWKAITSTYHLSVKFPTEYGIGQAQGDQLAARECYLAMMALDEQVQTMSIEERRVIAEPTEELEDVLLQEDDPEKFTRIGTGMKEKAREDLIQFLRNSIDVFAWSHDDMPGIDPSVITHRLNVYPFFKPIRQKKRVFAPERDKAIKEEVQKLTTAKFIKEVYYPDWLANVVMLLSFMDAFSGYNQIKMDEADQEKTSFITSQGLFCYKVMPFGLKNAGATYQRLVNHMFRPQIGRNVEVYVDDMLVKSIDEGSHLDDLQETFETLRRYKMKLNPSKCAFGVSSGKFLGFMVSQRGIEANPDKIQAILNMEPPKNIKEVQSLTGRVAALNRFVSKATDKCLPFFKVLRKAFEWTDECQRAFQDLKDYLTTAPLLSPSVQGEELYLYLAVSPHAVSSALIREEGKIQKPVYYTSRALRGAEGRYPLMEKLAFALITASRKLRHYFQVHVINVMTDHPLKKAMNKLEAAGRLIQWAVELSEFDIRYQPRNAIKAQALADFIAEFTPSYEDLGEGEYNKWVVHVDGSSTLYAGGIGVVLQSPEGDKLKYKARLQYQTTNNEVEYEALLKGLELAKSVEADTILVMGDSQLVIGQVNGTYEAKEDRMKKEENVEADTLAKEASANEALDDIDGVHYMPSIDLPELMQIEGEGNWMTPIVSYLKDGRLPEEKDEARKLKVKSARYVLMDEVLYKRGFSQPLLRCLAPDEANYMLREVHEGACGNHSGARSLVHKVIRSGFYWPTIQADAKAYVKVCDQCQRFSNIPRQPAEYLTPMMAPWPSRNGD